A window of Streptomyces sp. NBC_01241 genomic DNA:
ACAAGGAGATCCCCTTCGACGTACTCGTCGAAGCGATCGAGTCGGCCCTCCTCATCGCCTACCACCGTACGGACGGAAGCCATCGCCGCGCGCGCGTGGAGCTCGATGCGCGCGGCCACGTGACGGTGTGGGCGAAGGAGGACCCGGCCGACCTCGAACCGGGTCAGGAGCCCAAGGAGTTCGACGACACCCCGTCCGGTTTCGGCAGGATCGCCGCGACCACCGCCAAGCAGGTCATCCTGCAGCGGCTGCGCGACGCCGAGGACGACCGGACGTTCGGGGAGTACGCGGGCCACGAGGGCGATGTCGTCACCGGCGTCGTCCAGCAGGGCAAGGACCCGAGGAACGTCCTGGTCGACATCGGCAAGCTGGAAGCCATCCTGCCGGTGCAGGAGCAGGTGCCCGGCGAGGAGTACACCCACGGCCTGCGCCTGCGTACGTACGTCGTACGGGTCGCCAAGGGCGTGCGCGGTCCCTCCGTGACGCTGTCGCGGACCCACCCCAACCTGGTGAAGAAGCTCTTCGCGCTGGAGGTCCCGGAGATCGCGGACGGTTCCGTCGAGATCTGCGCGATCGCCCGTGAGGCCGGTCACCGCACCAAGATCGCGGTCCGTTCGACCCGCTCCGGGCTGAACGCCAAGGGTGCCTGCATCGGCCCGATGGGCGGCCGGGTGCGCAATGTCATGGCCGAGCTGCACGGCGAGAAGATCGACATCGTGGACTGGTCGGACGACCCGGCCGAGATGGTCGCCAACGCTCTGTCCCCCGCACGGGTGAGCAAGGTCGAGGTCGTGGACCTCGGTGCGCGGTCCGCCCGGGTCACCGTCCCGGACTACCAGCTGTCGCTCGCGATCGGCAAGGAGGGGCAGAATGCCCGCCTCGCCGCCCGCCTCACCGGCTGGCGCATCGACATCCGTCCGGACACCGAGACCGACGCCGAGCGCGACATCGCCGACCGCGAGCGGGCCGAGCGGGCCCGCGAGCGTTCCGAGCGCGGCTGACCCGACCCGGCAGTCCCCGGCGGGCGGGCCCGTGCCGGACCGCCGGGCGCCGCCCCGGAACGGGGTTCCCCGGAGCCGGTCGCGCCGGGCCCGGGGAATACATCGGGGCGGCAGGGCGCTGAGATCACGACAACATCCGTTCGATTTTTGCCCCAAAGGGGTGAGGTCGGTGCGGGGAGGTAGACTTAAACGTGTCTGGCCGGACGCAAGCCCGCGCCTGCCCTGAGCGAACCTGTGTGGGATGCCGGGAGCGGGCGGCCAAGAGCGAGCTGCTGCGCATCGTCGCGGACGAGGACGCCTGCGTCCCTGATCCTCGCGGTACGCTGCCCGGCCGGGGTGCTTATGTGCACCCCGTCTCCGTCTGTCTGGACCTGGCGGTTCGCCGCCGGGCATTCCCCCGGGCCTTCAAGGCCAAGGGGCCGTTCGACACCGCCGCAGTGCAGCGGTTCGTCGAGCGGGTGACACCGTAGGAAATGAACGGCACGGGTCCCCGTGCGGTCAGGTACCTCGCGAGTTGGAAGTAGGTCGAGATTGCGATGAGCACTCGATGAGTACGCGATGAGTACGCCCATGAAGTAGCGACGGTCCGGCGGTAACCCGGACCTAAAAGGAGCGAAGTGGCTAAGGTCCGGGTATACGAACTCGCCAAGGAGTTCGGCGTCGAGAGCAAGGTCGTCATGGCCAAGCTCCAAGAACTCGGTGAATTCGTCCGTTCGGCGTCCTCGACGATCGAGGCGCCGGTTGTACGCAAGTTGACTGACGCACTGCAGGGGCCCGGCGGCAACGCCGGCAAGTCCGCTGCGAAGCCTGGCGCGCCCCGCAAGGCAGCGCCCGCAAAGCCCGCAGCGCCCTCCCCGGCCGCTGTGGCACGTCCCGCTGCCCCGAAGCCCGGCGCCCCGGCCCCCAAGCCGGCCGCCGCAGCCCCGGTGAGCAGCACCCCCGCGGCGCCTTCCGCGCCGTCCGCGGGCCCGCGTCCGGGTCCGAAGCCCGCGCCCAAGCCCGCTCCGGTGACTCCGGTCCCCGTCGCGGAGTTCTCGGCTCCGGCTCCGGCCCAGCCCGCTGCCCCGCAGCAGCAGGCCCCGCGTCCCGCGGGTGCCACTCCCGGCCCCCGTCCTGCCGGTCGTCCGGCCTCGGCCGGCGGTCAGCGTGACGGCGGCCGTGGTGGCGAGCGTGGCGACCGCCCCGCACGTCCCGCGGGCCAGGGCGCCCCGCGCCCCGGCGGCTCCCGTCCGGCCGGTCCCCGTCCGGGCAACAACCCCTTCACCTCCGGTGGCTCGACGGGCATGGCCCGTCCGCAGACGCCCCGTCCCGGTGGCGCCCCGCGTCCCGGTGGCGGTCAGGACCGTCCGGGCGCTCCGCGTCCGCAGGGCGGCCCCGGCGGCGCCCCGCGTCCGCAGGGCCAGGGCGGTGCCCGTCCCACTCCGGGCGGCATGCCGCGTCCGCAGGCTCCCCGTCCGGGCGGTGCCCCCGGTGGTAACCGTCCGAACCCGGGCATGATGCCGCAGCGTCCCGCTGCGGGCCCGCGTCCCGGTGGTGGCCCCGGCGGTGGCCGTGGTCCCGGCGGTGGCGGTCGTCCCGGTGGCGGCGGCGGCGCAGGTCGCCCCGGTGGTGGCGGCGGCTTCGCAGGCCGTCCGGCCGGTCCCGGTGGCGGTGGCGGCGGTTTCGCCGGTCGTCCCGGTGGTGGCGGTGGCGGTGGCGGTGCGGGTCGTCCCGGTGGTGGCGGCGGCTTCGGCGGTCGTCCCGGCTTCGGTGGACGTCCCGGCGGCCCCGGTGGCCGTGGTGGCACGCAGGGTGCGTTCGGCCGTCCCGGCGGTCCGGCGCGTCGTGGTCGCAAGTCGAAGCGGCAGAGGCGCCAGGAGTACGAGGCCATGCAGGCCCCGTCGGTGGGCGGCGTCATGCTGCCTCGCGGCAACGGACAGTCCGTCCGGCTGTCGCGCGGTGCCTCCCTCACCGACTTCGCGGAGAAGATCAACGCCAACCCGGCGTCGCTCGTCGCCGTGATGATGAACCTCGGCGAGATGGTCACGGCGACGCAGTCGGTCTCCGACGAGACGCTGAAGCTGCTCGCCGACGAGATGAACTACGTCCTGGAGATCGTCAGCCCGGAGGAGGAGGACCGCGAGCTGCTCGAGTCCTTCGACATCGAGTTCGGTGAGGACGAGGGCGGCGAAGAGGCTCTGGTCTCCCGTCCGCCGGTCGTGACCGTCATGGGTCACGTCGACCACGGTAAGACCCGACTTCTGGACGCGATCCGCAAGACGAACGTCGTCGCGGGCGAGGCCGGCGGCATCACGCAGCACATCGGTGCGTACCAGGTCTCCTCCGAGGTCAACGGCGAGGACCGCAGGATCACCTTCATCGACACCCCGGGTCACGAGGCGTTCACCGCCATGCGTGCCCGTGGTGCGAAGTCCACCGACATCGCGATCCTCGTGGTGGCGGCGAACGACGGTGTGATGCCCCAGACGATCGAGGCGCTGAACCACGCCAAGGCGGCCGACGTGCCGATCGTGGTCGCGGTCAACAAGATCGACGTCGAGGGTGCGGACCCGACCAAGGTGCGCGGCCAGCTCACCGAGTTCGGTCTGGTGGCCGAGGAGTACGGCGGCGACACGATGTTCGTCGACATCTCCGCCAAGCAGGGTCTGCACATCGACCAACTGCTGGAGGCTGTCGTCCTCACCGCCGATGCCTCGCTCGACCTGCGGGCCAACCCGGAGCAGGACGCGCAGGGTATTGCGATCGAGTCCCACCTCGACCGCGGCCGCGGTGCCGTTTCGACCGTCCTGGTCCAGCGCGGCACGCTGCGCATCGGCGACACGATGGTGGTCGGCGACGCGTACGGCCGTGTCCGGGCGATGCTCGACGACAACGGCAACAACGTCGAGGAAGCGGGTCCGTCGACCCCCGTCCTCGTGCTGGGTCTCACCAACGTCCCGGGTGCCGGCGACAACTTCCTGGTGGTCGACGAGGACCGTACGGCCCGTCAGATCGCCGAGAAGCGTGCCGCCCGTGAGCGCAACGCCAACTTCGCCCGCAAGGGCGTCCGGTTCTCCCTGGAGAACCTGGACGAGGCGCTCAAGGCCGGTCTGGTCCAGGAACTCAACCTCATCATCAAGGGCGACGCGTCCGGTTCGGTGGAGGCTCTCGAGTCCTCGCTGCTCCAGCTCGACGTCGGCGACGAGGTCGACATCCGGGTCCTGCACCGCGGTGTGGGTGCGGTCACCGAGTCGGACATCGACCTGGCGACCGGCTCCGACGCCATCGTCATCGGCTTCAACGTCCGCGCTGCCGGGCGTGCCCAGCAGATGGCGGAGCGCGAGGGTGTCGACGTCCGCTACTACTCGGTGATCTACCAGGCCATCGAGGAGATCGAGGCGGCCCTCAAGGGCATGCTCAAGCCGGAGTACGAAGAGGTCGAGCTCGGTACGGCGGAGATCCGCGAGATCTTCCGCTCGTCCAAGCTGGGCAACATCGCCGGTGTGCTGGTCCGGTCCGGCGAGGTCAAGCGCAACACCAAGGCGCGCCTGCTGCGTGATGGCAAGGTCATCGCGGAGAACCTCAACATCTCCGGTCTGCGCCGCTTCAAGGACGACGTCACCGAGATCCGCGAAGGCTTCGAGGGCGGTATCAACCTCGGAAACTTCAACGACATCAAGATCGACGACGTCATCGCGACGTACGAGATGCGCGAGAAGCCGCGAGGCTGACCCGCAGGGATGTCCGGGGGACACCCCCCCGGACCCCCCCATCAACAGTCGGGGCCGGTCGACGGGTCATATTTCCGTCGATCGGCCCCGGCCGTTCCGTGTACGGTTCTTGTGTCCCTGCCAAACGCGCGGGGCACGAACCCGAACCGGCGGGACATCCGGGCATACATGTATGTGGGGACACTGTCCTTCGATCTGCTTCTCGGCGACGTACGGTCGTTGAAGGAGAAACGCTCCGTCGTCCGTCCGATCGTCGCCGAGCTCCAGCGCAAGTACGCGGTGAGCGTGGCGGAGGTGGGCGATCAGGATCTCCACCGCAGGGCCGAGATCGGCCTCGCCGTGGTCTCCGGGGACACCGGACACCTCACAGACGTACTCGACCGGTGCGAGCGGCTGATCGCTGCCCGGCCCGAGGTGGAGCTGTTGTCCGTACGACGACGGCTGCACAGCGACGAAGACGATTGAGCAAGGCTGAGAAGGAGACGGACCAGTGGCCGACAACGCGCGGGCGAAAAAGCTGGCGGACCTCATCCAGGAGGTGGTGGCCGAGAAACTGCAGCGCGGTATCAAGGACCCGCGTCTGGGGACGCACGTGACCATCACGGACACCCGGGTCACCGGTGACCTGCGGGAGGCCACGGTCTTCTACACGGTCTACGGCGACGACGCGGAGCGGGCGAACGCGGCGGCCGGCCTGGAGAGCGCCAAGGGCATCCTGCGTTCCGCGGTCGGAGCGGCGGCGGGGACGAAGTTCACCCCCACGCTGGCCTTCGTGGCCGACGCCCTTCCGGAGAACGCCAAGGCGATCGAGGACCTCCTCGACCGGGCGCGTGCCTCGGACGCGCGGGTGCGCGAGGCGTCCTCGGGCGCCACGTACGCCGGTGGTGCGGACCCGTACCGCAAGGCGGACGACGAGAACGACGAGGACACCGCCTCCGAATGACACCGCAGAACAGGACGCCGGATGGCCTTGTCATTGTCGACAAGCCGTCCGGCTTCACTTCGCACGACGTCGTCGCCAAGATGCGCGGCATCGCCCGGACCCGCCGCGTCGGCCATGCCGGCACGCTGGACCCGATGGCGACGGGCGTTCTCGTGCTCGGTGTCGAGAAGGCCACCAAGCTGCTGGGCCATCTCGCACTGACCGAGAAGGAGTACCTCGGCACGATCCGGCTCGGCCAGGACACCGTCACGGACGACGCGGAGGGCGAGATCACCTCGTCGACCGACGCGTCCGGAGTGACCCGTGAGGGTATCGATGCCGGGGTCGCGGCCCTGACCGGACCGATCATGCAGGTGCCGTCCAAGGTCAGCGCCATCAAGATCGACGGCAAGCGGTCCTACGCCCGGGTGCGCGGCGGCGAGGAGTTCGAGATCCCGGCCCGGCCGGTGACGATCTCGTCCTTCAACGTCTACGACGTCCGCGAGGCGGTCGCCGAGGACGGGACGCCGGTCGTCGACCTCGTCGTCTCCGTCGTCTGCTCCTCCGGTACGTACATCCGCGCGATCGCCCGCGACCTCGGCGCCGGGCTCGGCGTCGGCGGGCATCTGACCGCGCTGCGGCGGACCCGGGTCGGGCCGTACGGACTCGATGTGGCGCGGACGCTCGACCAGCACCAGCAGGAGCTGACCGTGATGCCGGTGGCCGAGGCCGCGGCCTCGGCGTTCCCCCGCTGGGACGTGGACGAGAAGCGCGCCAGGCTGCTGCTGAACGGGGTGCGGCTGGACATGCCCGCCTTCCCGCCGGGACCGGTCGGGGTCTTCGGACCCGACGGACGGTTCCTGGTGCTCGTCGAGGAGCAGAAGGGCAAGGCCAAGAGCCTCGCCGTCTTCGCCTGACCGGGGGGCCCCGGCTCCCGGGGCCCCATCGTGGAGCGGGCGGGCCCGGTGCCCGCTCCACGATCCCCCACTCCTTTCTGTCCACCGGACCCCAAGAATTCACCCCAACGGGCAGGCGCTCGGAGTGAAACGGGGGTGCATTCGGGGGCGCTTTTACTCCGAGTGGGTACGCGCTGATCATCGCCGACCTAACGTCGGACCATGGGAAGCGGGGACCGGTCAGTGCTGGTACGTATCTGCGATCCGGCCGGCCGGCCGCGGGGGACCGGATTCGTCGCCGACGACCGGGGCACGGTGGTGACCAGCCATGAAGCGGTCGACGGTCACACCCGGCTCGTCCTGTACGGAACGGACGATCGGAGCTGCTGTGTCGAGGCCGCCGATGTCACCGCGCTGCCCGGCCTCGGCCTCGCACTGCTGCGCACCGGTGGGCTCTTCGCGCTCGGCGTGGAGCCGATGCCGATTGCGTCGCGGGACCGGATCGACGCCGGTACGTATGTGACGATCGCCGCCCACGGCTGGCGCGAGGCGCGCGTGCTCGGTACGGCCCCGGCGACGTACACCGCGAACGGCCGCACTCATCGGATCGCCGCGGTGATGGAGCTCGCGCTCGGTACGGACGGCCGGGACGCGCTGCTGCTCGGTGGGGCGGCCGTGGGCGGGCCCGTCGTCGATCCGGAGAGCGGCGCGGTCATCGCCGTGCTCGGCACCGCGCTGCGCGCCGGGCATCCCGCCGCCGGGCTGGCGGTACCGCTGCACGGCGCGGCGGCCGACAGTCCGCTGGGCGCGCTGCTGAGGCGCAACGCGACGGGCGTTCCCGGGTACGGACCCGACCTGAATCTCGCGGGCGCCCTGCACCTCACCGCGACCTCACTCGGCTCGGCGGGCGGGCCGGACGCCTGCTCCGATCCGGTCGAACGCCCCGACGTCCTCGCGGAGTTCAGCGCCTTCTCGGCCCCCGGCCGCCCCTCGTCCGTGCCGTGCGGCCCCGCCGTGGTCCTGGGCCTCGTCGGAGCGCCGGGCACCGGCCGTACCACCGAACTGGCCGCGCTCGCCGCCCGCCGGGCCCGCGGCTCCGTACCCGCCCCCACGCTCTGGCTGCGCGGCGCCGATCTGCTGGCCGACGACACCTCCGTCGCCGACGCGATCGGCCGTACGCTCCGGCGGTCCTGCCGGATCGTCACCGCCGCCGGTGCGCGGGGCGACATGGCGACAGCCACCCCCGAGCGGGTGGCCCGGCTGGCCGAGGAGTCCGGGAACCCGCTCCTCGTGCTGCTCGACGGCCCCGAGGAGATGCCTCCCATGCCGGCTCCCGGACCGGCCCGGTGGACCGCGGGCACCGTCGACTGGCTGCGCGGCAACGGCGCGCGGCTCGTGGTCGCCTGCACCCCCGAGTACTGGGAGACGGCCGGGGCGCTCTGCCCGCCCGGCGCCCTGCACCACCCCGCCCGGCCGGCCGGGCGGCTGCCGCCCGCGGTCCGCCTCGGCGACCTCACCGCGAGCCAGGCCGCACGGGCCCGGGAGCGGTATGCCATCGCTCCGGGCGCGCTCGCTCCCGGCCACGACCGGCACCCGCTCACCCTGCGCCTCCTCGCGGAGGTGCGCGCGGCGCTGCCCGGCGACGTCGCCGGGCAGGCCGACACGGTGGACGTCTTCGGCGCCCACCTGGACCTGATGTGCCTGCGCATCGCGCTCCGCGTCGCAGCCGCATCGGGCCCGGCGCCCGGGGGCACCGCGGTCCGCCGCCTGGCCGCGCGGGTGGCCGGGCAGGTCCACGAGGCGGCCCGCCGCTGTCTGGGCCCCGGCCAGGGGAAGCTGGACGGGGCGGCCTTCGAGGAGGTGTTCCCCTGGCGCACGGGCTGGGCGTCGGCGGTCCTCACGGAGGGCCTGCTCGTCCCGGCGGGCGCGGGCTACCGCTTCGCGCACGAGGAGCTGGGCGACTGGGTGCAGGGTGCCCACCTGGACCTGGACGCGGTGCTGCACGCGCTGGTCCACCGGTGGCACGCGGCGGAAGCGGAAGCGGAAGCGGAAACGGCGACAGCGGCGCCGGGGGTGGCGGGGGTGGCGGGGTCAGTGGGGGCAGAGGTGGCGGAACCTCGCGTTCCGGAGCCGAGGAGGCCGCGTGCGGTGCAGGGGCGGGGGTCTGCGGCGGACACGCCGGGAAGGGGACTTGGCCGGGCGCCAGAGTCGCATGTGGAGTTCAGCCGTGCGCCAGAGTCGCATGTGGAGTTCAGCCATGCGCTTGAGTCGCGTGCGGAGTTCAGCCGTGCCGCCGGTCCGGAGGCCGGGGTGGTGGTCCGGCCGCGCGTTCTGCCCGTGCCGCGGCATCGGTCCGGTCCGGTGATCCAGGCCCTGCTGCTCCTCGAGCGCCGCCAGGGGCCCGCCGCGCTGGCGCAGCGGCTGGCCGGACTCGTCGAGGCCCTGGACCGGCTCTCGCCGGGGCCGGGGACCGGGGCGCGTGCCGAGGCCGGGCACGAGGCCCGCTGGTGGGCGGTCCACCTGCTCTCGCAGACCCTGCTCCGGGTGCCCGATGCCCGGCCCCAGCTCGGGGTGGCGCGGTTGCTCGCCGACCGCATCGTCCGGCGGGCAGCCGAGGGCGGGCCGGGGGCGTACGCCGAGTTCGGGCCGTGGTTCTGGCGGTGGCTCCGGCTGCCCGAGGCGGACCGGATCGATCTGTTCCGGCGTCTGGTCCCCGCCGACGGCCCGCGCCGGGGCGACCCCCGCGGTGACCGGGACGGCGACAGCGGCGAGCGGTTTCTGGACGCCGTCGCGCGGCGGCTCGTCGACTGGCCCCGGACCGTGCAGCCACTGCTCTGCGGCTGGTTCACCGACGAGCGCCCGCTGCCCGCCGAAGAGGGGCTCGCGCTGCGCCCGACCGTGGCCGACGCGGCACAGGCGCTGCTCTACGCCCGTCGGGACCTGGCCGTCGACGAGCTGACCGACGCCCTCGTCGCGACCGCCCACCCCCGGGCCGAGGAGCTCCTCGCCACGCTGGCCGAGGACGACCCCGCCGCGCTGTGCCGCGCCGTCGACCGCTGGGCCCGCGACGAGGACCGGCCCGCCCGCCGGACCGCCGCAGCCTCGTACGCGCTGGTCGCCGCGGCGCACGCCACCCTCGACGCCGACCGCGGGCTGCTGCGCAGGGCCGCCCTCGCCCTGCTGGCCCGCCCCGCCGACGCCGCACTGCACGGGGCCGCCCTCACCCTCCTCGTACAGGATCCGCAGACCCGGGACCGCTACCTCCCGCAGGCGCTGCGGGCCTTCGTCGCCGGCGAGCCGCAGCCGTCCGCCGAGGCGCTCGCCCGCATGCTGCCCTCCCGTCCGCAGCAGGTGCTCACCGCGTTCCGGGAACGGCTCACCCGGCCCGACGACGGCGCGGGCGAGGTGCTGTGCGCGCTCGCCGGGATCGACGCCCCCGAGCTGGCCCTGCACACCGCCGGGCTCGTGCGGGCGTACATCGACAGCCACCCGGACGACGCCGTGCACGCCGCCGCGTACCTCGACCGCAGGCTGGAGCACGGCCCCGCCTCCCGCGCCCTGCTGCTGCCCCTGGTGACCGGGCTGCTGCGGGACCGCCCCGTGCCGCCGCCGGTGCGCGGGGCGCTCGCCGGGGTGCTCGCCGCGCCGGGCAGCCCGGCCTCCGGGCAGCTGCGGGGCGAGCTGCTGGAGGTCCTGCTGGATTTCGAGCAGGACGCCCACCGCGATCCGGCCGTGCTCGACGCGTTGCTGAGGGCCGCCGCGAACGGCTCCGCGGTCCGCGCACCGGCCCGTACCCGCGCCCTGGTCCACCGCACCGGGATGCTGCTGGTCCGTACCCCCGAAGGCGCGGTCCGCTTCGACCGCGGACTGGTCGAACTGGCCCGTGACGTGCCCGGATTCGCCGCCCTGGTCACCGGGTGGCTGGCCGACGCCCCCCAGGAGTGGGCGGCGCTCGTCGGCCCGAGCGCACGGCGGACGATGGAGTCGCTGGCGAGCCCGAAAACGATGCCGATGCAGGCCGCGGGACGTGAGCATGGCAGTCTTAGACCTGCGTAACAAGCAATTTCACGTACACGGGTTCGGGCGAGGAGCGGTCACAGTGCAGCGCTGGCGTGGCTTGGAGGACATCCCCGAGGACTGGGGACGCAGCGTCGTCACCATCGGCTCCTACGACGGGGTGCACCGCGGGCACCAGCTGATCATCGGGCGGGCCGTGGAGCGGGCCCGCGAGCTGGGCGTGCCGTCGGTCGTGGTGACCTTCGACCCGCACCCCAGCGAGGTCGTACGGCCCGGCAGCCACCCGCCGCTGCTCGCCCCGCACCACCGGCGCGCCGAGCTGATGGCGGAGCTGGATGTGGACGCGGTGCTGATCCTGCCGTTCACCACCGAGTTCTCCAGGCTGGCACCCGCCGACTTCATCGTGAAGGTGCTCGTCGACAAGCTGCACGCGCAACTGGTCATCGAGGGCCCGAACTTCCGGTTCGGGCACAAGGCGGCCGGGAACGTGCAGCTGCTCACCGAGTTCGGCGAGACCTACGACTACGGCGTCGAGGTCGTCGACCTGTATGTGAACGGCGAGGCGGCCGGCGGCGAGCCGTTCTCCTCCACCCTCACCCGACGACTGGTCGCCGAGGGCGATGTCGCGGGCGCCGCCGAGATCCTGGGCCATCCGCACCGGGTCGAGGGCATCGTGGTCCGCGGCGCACAGCGCGGCCGCGACATGGGCTTCCCCACGGCCAACGTGGAGACCCTGCCGCACACCGCGATCCCCGCCGACGGCGTCTACGCGGGCTGGCTCAACGTGAACGACGAGGCGATGCCCGCCGCGATCTCCGTCGGCACGAACCCGCAGTTCGACGGCACCGAGCGGACGGTGGAGGCGTACGCGATCGACCGCGTCGGCCTCGACCTGTACGGGCTGCACGTCTCGGTGGACTTCCTCGCGTACGTACGCGGGATGCTGAAGTTCGACTCGATCGACGACCTGCTCGTGGCGATGGCCGCCGATGTGAAGCGGTGCAGCGAGCTGATCGCCGCGTACGAGCGCGGCTGATTCGCTCCTTGTACACGGCCGGGGCCGGGACCGTCGAGAACGGTCCCGGCCCCGGCCGTGACAGGGCGCCCGCCGGACGGGCCCCGGCCCCCGCGTTACGCCCGTGCCTTCGCGGCCGCGTTCGCCCAGTGGCACGCCACCTGGGTCTGCCCGCCGCCCGCGAGCACCGGCAGATCCTGCGTACGGCAGGCGTCCGCGACGCCCGCCCGCTCGGCCTCACCCGAGGCCAGCACCTGGCAGCGGGCGTGGAACCGGCACCCGGACGGCACCCTGGACGGGTCGGGCGGCTCACCGGTCAGAATCACCGGATCACCCCCGGCCTCCGGAAGCACCGACAACAGCGCCTGGGTGTACGGATGTTGCGGGGCGGTCAGGATCTGCTCCACCGCGCCCGTCTCCACGATCCGGCCGAGGTACATCACCGCGACCCGGTCCGCGATGTTCCACGCCAGCCCGAGGTCGTGCGTGACCACCAGCGCGGACAGGCCCAGCTCGTCCCGCAGCCGCAGCAGCAGGGCCAGGATCTCGCCGCGCACCGAAGCGTCCAGCGAGGCCACCGGCTCGTCGGCCACGATGAGTTCCGGCTCCAGGACGAGTGCGCCCGCGATCACGACCCGCTGGCGCTGCCCGCCCGACAGCTCGTGCGGATAGCGCAGGAAGAACCGCTCCGGGGGCCGCAGCCCGGCCCGCGACAGCGCCTCGGCCACCGCCGTCCGTTCGTCGCCTGCGTACCCGTGGATCCGCAGGCCCTCGGCGACGGCGTCGTACACCGTGTGCCGCGGATTGAGCGAACCGCTGGGGTCCTGGAGCACCAGCTGGACCCGCTTGCGGTACGCCTTCAGCGCCCGGCTCGCGTAGTCGAGCGGCTGCCCGTCGAAAGTCACCCGCCCGGACGTCGGCGGGACCAGGCCCAGCAGTGAACGCGCCAGCGTCGTCTTGCCGCAGCCCGACTCGCCGACCAGCGCGACGATCTCGCCGGGCCGGATGTCCAGGTCGACGCTGTCCACGGCACGCGCCGGGGCGGCTCCGCGCCGGCCGGGGAAGGTGACCTTCAGCCCCTCGGCGCTGAGCAGGGGAGTGGTCGTGGTCATGATGTGCTCCTTGCTTCCTCGGCACCCGGCAGGGCCGGGGCCGCGGCGGCACCCGGCTCCACCAGCACACAGGCCGCCCGCCGCTCCGGCCCCGCCTCGCGCAGCACCTGGTCCTGTGTCGTGCAGGAGTCCAGGGCCACCGGACAACGCGGGTGGAACGTACAGCCGCCGGGCAGCGCCGACGGGTCCGGCGGGTCGCCGGGCAGCCCGCGGGGCGCGAACCGGGAGGCCGGGTCGCCGATGCGTGGAAAGGCACCGGACAGGGCCTTGCCGTACGGGTGGTGCGCGTTCTCGTAGACCTCGGACGCCGGGCCCTCCTCCACGACCCGGCCCGCGTACATCACCGCGAGCCGGTCACAGGTGTCCGAGAGCACCGCGAGGTCATGGCTGATCATGATCAGGCCGAGGTCCTGCTCGGACACCAACTTCTCGATCAGCCGCAGGATCTGGGCCTGGATCATCACGTCGAGAGCCGTGGTCGGCTCGTCCGCGATGATCAGCCCCGGATCGCAGGCGAGCGCCATCGCGATCATCACGCGCTGCCGCTGTCCGCCGGACAGCTCGTGCGGATAGGCGTTCGCGCGGGCGGCCGGCAGCCCTACCTGCTCCAGGAGTTCGCCGGCCTTCTTCGCAGCCGCCGCCTGCGTCGCCTTGCGGTGCAGCAGGATCGGCTCGGCGATCTGGTCGCCGATGCGATGCACCGCGTTGAGCGAGTGCATCGCGCCCTGGAACACGATCGACGCCCCCGCCCAGCGCACCGCCCTGACCTGGCCCCACTTCATGGCGAGGACGTCCTCGCCGTTCAGCAGGATCTCGCCGGAGACCTTCGCCCCGGCGGGCAGCAGCCGCAGCAGCGCGAGCGCCAGCGTCGACTTCCCGCAGCCCGACTCACCGGCGATGCCGAGCTTCTGCCCCGCGTCGACGGTCAGGTTCACCCCGCGGACGGCCTGCGCCCCACCCGCGTACGTCACCGTGAGGTCCCGCACGTCGAGAAG
This region includes:
- a CDS encoding ABC transporter ATP-binding protein; this encodes MSTTSIRRTPLLDVRDLTVTYAGGAQAVRGVNLTVDAGQKLGIAGESGCGKSTLALALLRLLPAGAKVSGEILLNGEDVLAMKWGQVRAVRWAGASIVFQGAMHSLNAVHRIGDQIAEPILLHRKATQAAAAKKAGELLEQVGLPAARANAYPHELSGGQRQRVMIAMALACDPGLIIADEPTTALDVMIQAQILRLIEKLVSEQDLGLIMISHDLAVLSDTCDRLAVMYAGRVVEEGPASEVYENAHHPYGKALSGAFPRIGDPASRFAPRGLPGDPPDPSALPGGCTFHPRCPVALDSCTTQDQVLREAGPERRAACVLVEPGAAAAPALPGAEEARSTS